The Bos taurus isolate L1 Dominette 01449 registration number 42190680 breed Hereford chromosome 18, ARS-UCD2.0, whole genome shotgun sequence nucleotide sequence CACCAGTGAACTCCCCCCTCAGACTCTCAAATCGAGCTATACCAGGGTTTTCCCCATACCCTAATAAGCTATATTGTGCATTACCTGGTAATATTGCTTGTCCAACCTTCATAATCTTACAAAGCCAAAAGCCTTAGGTACTACTCATAAGAAATCCTTCACCCTCAGAGtccatctctttctcctcccacAAAGGTCCCCTGTACCTTTCTTAATCACAACCTTGATCCTTCCCTCAGTTGTGTGTCTGGAGTCTGCCTCCTCCAACATGGCTAGATGAAGGTCAGAATCAGACCTATTCCTTTAAcactcattcagcaaatacttgtGAACAGCCACAGATAGTACTTGGTACTCTGAGTCAGGCTCTGTTCCAGGCAAGTGGATTGAGGCAaaacaaacataataaaataaaatgcaatgcaTCTCTGTATCTCAGCATCAACGTTCCTAGAAGGAATGAATAACTATGAAGGTCTCATTTGGGAGTGGAGCTACAGGAACATGATCAGGATTTTTAGGGGGTGGAACCCCGCCACCTGGTCCCCCAGAACAAGGAGATCTGGGAAGACTTGAGGTCTGAGATTAatttggggcaggaggtgggagtcAGCGACCTTAGATGACCTTGGCTATGGATGTAGGTTTCAGAGCCCAGACACAACCAACTGAAGTCGGTCAGCCATAGGTTTAGGGAGGGGAGCGGAGGCCACAGATCTGTAAGGTGAGCTGCGCGGGAGGGGCGCCAAGCTAGACTTGGCCCTTGCAGCATCTCTAATTTCCCTTATCTTTCTGCATCTTCTACTACCCTCTCTGCAGGGTCAGTGATGTCTCTATTGCTAAAACATATAGTTTAGCTATTATGTCACAAAAACTGGTGGTTTTGAGCAGGGGAGGGCCATGAGCACAGAGGCTCACTAAAGTCCCAGCACTGCCTTACAGCTGAGCCGCTAATTTTCACATTTTGCCATCCTCCTTTTCTCTCCCCTACGTCTGAAGAAAATGGGCGCGTCCCTTCCTGGCCAGGTGCTTACGAGCCACCCCCTCAAGGGATCCAAGGAATGGACTCGTCCACTCCCCCACCACCACGTGAATGAGTGACACACATAACACCCCAACCCTGGCCCCTCCCCACACTTCTCGCCCTACAGCAAATGGTTTCTTCCCCCAGGACTGGCGCTAGATTTCCCCCGCCTACTCTCGGCCTTCAGGTATTTCGCTCCTCTCCGTGACCCCGGTAGGGTGgtgccccaccccccgcccccccggtATGCGGGATGGTCTCGCCTGCCCCCGCGCCCCCCGGTGCCTGGGTGCGCCAGCCGCCGCCGTGGCCCGAGAGACCGGCCGGAGCAGGAAGCGCCGGACGAGCCCACTGCGCGGTCGCCGTGGGGGAAGCGAAGGTTCCCAATTCCACCTCCCCGCCTAAGTGAAGGTTTCCGCCCCGGGAGAGGGGGCGGTGCCCGGGAATCCGTCGCGCCTTCCGCGGGAGTGCGGGCTTCGGCACCGTCCATTGTTGCCTGAGGGGTAGGGGTGGGCGTGGCGGCGCCACCTCCTCCCGGAACACTCTCCCGCCGACCGCGCTCGTTCGTCCTGCAGGAGCGGAGGCGAGTGGCAAGATGAGTGGAGACGAGAACCCAGCCAGCAAGCCCACGCCAGTGCAGGACGTGCAGGGTGACGGGCGCTGGATGTCCCTGGTGAGCGACCCCGCCCGCGATACTCCGGAGtccggggctgggggcggggagggcggggagACTCTTGGGAGAGCTGCTGGTTCGCGCCGCTCTCGCTAGGAGATTGGGAAACTGAGGGCAGTTGGGGTGGTGCTGGCTAAGGAAGCGGGGTGGGGCGGGCACCGCAGCGTGCATGCCATTGACTCCCCTCCTTTACATCCCCAAAGCACCATCGGTTCGTAGCCGACAGCAAAGATAAGGAACCCGAAGTCGTCTTCATCGGTGACTCCTTGGTCCAGCTGATGCACCAGTGCGAGGTGAGGCCCGTCCCTCTCCTGCCCCACCCAGGCCTGTGCCTTCACCGACTCTCCTGAACCAGAGCCCGAGCCAGGCGGTGTGTGGGGTACTCAAAATACGTAGCACCGGACACCCAGAATTTCTGTATAATGTGCCACGTTCTACTGAGAAGGAAGTGTGTTGTATCCTGGCTTTTTGTCACATTGGGTTTGTGTATAGTGAGACTTAAAATGAGGCTTCTTGCAAGAAGATTGCCTACCATGAGGTTCTTTGTTTGCTTAAATTAGCGCACAGCCCTAATGGATTTCCAGAAAGCTATAGTTGTTTCCACAAAATGAAGGTCAGTAGGTCTCTACTAAGGGAGCTCAATTATTCTACCTATTCACTAAGAGATGTTAAACCATGACTTTCCTCAAAGtgaagctcaactggaatgctgTTGGTTTGATGCCTGGCTCAAGCAGAATGAGTTTTCGTAGAAGGAGTCTTGCTTCTATGGGGATTCATGAAAGTGAGACTGTGATGGGTTTGCGTAAAGTGATGTTTGACCATATTGGGGTTTACTTAGGGTGAGATTTAACGAGACTGCTTTCATAAAACAAAGCTCTAACATGACGACATTTGGTTAAGTTTTGTATAGAGAGCAGTGGTCCGTGCTGATGATGCCCCTGTGCCCACACACTTCTTGCCCACAGATCTGGCGGGAGCTCTTTTCCCCTCTGCACGCACTTAACTTTGGCATTGGCGGTGACAGCACACAGCATGTGCTGTGGCGTCTGGAGAATGGAGAGCTGGAACACATCCGGCCCAAGGTGAGCACGGCTTGGGTGGGCAGCCAGAGCCCCCTCAGCCTGCCCCCCACACCACTGCTCCATCCTCTCTTTCCACAGATTGTGGTGGTCTGGGTTGGTACCAACAACCACGGGCACACTGCAGAGCAGGTGACTGGGGGCATCAAGGCCATAGTGCAGCTGGTGAACGAGCGGCAGCCCCAGGCACGGGTCGTGGTGCTGGTgagagaggggagggcagggggaggaagaAGGGCTGTGGTCTGGGACCCCTTCGGGTGTAGCCACAGCTGCAGGGCTCTGGGCAGTTCAGCTCAGAGCAGTGGCTTTCAGGCAAAATCTCATGTTGAAGCTTTCTGTGCCCATCAGAAGTGCTGTGGCGAAGGACGTATTCGGGGGCAAATAGCCCCTTTTGTCCAAGGGACTGCTGGACACTctgaaggtcactcagttgtgtctgactctttgcgaccccatggactatacagggaCTATacattcaccaggccagaatactggagtgggtagcctttcccttctccaggggatcttcccgacccaggaattgaaccagggtctcctgcattacaggaggattctttaccaactgagctatcaggctgttgaaaaacacaaaacacttaAATAGCCAAGAGTGGTCAGACATTCCTAAGGTGAACCTAGCTTCCATTGCTTCTAAAAGGTTCCAAGTCTAGAATGAGGTGTCAGGACCATAGTTTGGAACCTGTGTTTCCAAAACCCCCATTTTCCCATCCCTAGTGTATTCTGGAGCTTAGGACTTCCTGATGggggacagagaaatctggcacAGAGGAACAGGACACCCAGATGCTGGTAGGATGCCTCCTCACAACCCCTTGTGCCTTCCTCAGGGCCTGCTTCCTCGGGGCCAGCACCCCAACCCACTTCGAGAGAAAAACCGACGGGTGAATGAGCTGGTACGGGCAGCACTGGCCGGCCACCCTCGGGCCCACTTCCTGGACGCAGACCCTGGCTTTGTGCACTCAGATGGTACCATCAGCCACCATGACATGTACGATTACCTGCACCTGAGCCGTCTGGGGTACACACCTGTTTGCCGGGCCCTGCACTCCTTGCTTCTGCGTCTGCTAACCCAAGACCAGGGACAGGGTGGTGCCCCCCTGCCGGAACCCAGCCCCTAAGCATCTGTCTTCCTACaacattaaattttcatttttcagtctcCCATGTTCTGCTTTATGGCCAAGCCCATGTGGGTATCTAACTCCGACGTCTATCACCCTGCAGCTCTGCCCAAGGGAGGCCTCACCGATCCATCAAGGTATTCTGGTCCGTGTAGTCAGGCAGATTTCTGCCATCACAGTAGTGCTCCAAACAGGCACTGCCCATCAATAACCCACTAGGTGAAACTGGTTTGCTAACATGACCCTGTAGCATCAAGGTCAAGCGAGAATTCTGGGTGACCCAGCAGTCAAAGCCCACCCACTGCTGCACTCCAACCTGAGCTTACCTGTGACTTCCTGTGAAAGCTTTCTGACCTTCCCACCCCCGGCAGTCAGGCCTCCACAGTGTATGGGTCTTGTCTCCCCAGAGAAGCACTTTCCAAGGCTGTATGATAGAGCTGGAAACCAGGAGAGGATTCCTCTGCCTTGGCTGCAGTGCTGGCTCAGGCCACACAGGGGCAGCAGGGTTCACTGGGGACAGGGAGGTACTCTGATCCCACCAGCCTTCCCACCCAGTGCCCGCCCTGGTTCAGACCTTGAGAGTTCACCTGGAACATCAAGGGTGAACTGCCCTTCTCACAGCACCCAGTCAAAGGCCTTCCCCAACCATGCCTGGCCGAATGGCTGAGTAGGCATGACTctgcccaccaggtccctctgatGTAGGGGATGGTACTGGAATGGCACCCCGCTCCTCACAGTGGTTGGGGGCAAAGCCTGTAACCCCATGGCCACCTAGGGGCCAGACTGGTATGACCCACATCCCTTCTCCCTTGAGAACTAGCAGCCACACAGGTGTGTTAAACAGCTTTAATCTCGGTCATTGCGTCTTCTCAGCACAGTAAGAAATATTGCACATGATCAACATGTTTTGTTCTGGGGATGGGGACAAGGGTGGGGGAATCACCTTCTTAGAAAGTACAACCCAAGTTGGGAGggcagagggggtggggagagaaccCTCCCCGTGCCTGTGGCAAAGTGCaggagcccccacccccaagctAACCTGAGTCCAGCCCCTCTGGGGAAAAAAGGGGTACATGAACTCCCCCCTACTTCACAGGCACCTCCCTGTGGCCCGAGGCCCACACTACCCTCCAGCTGGCAGCCCTCACACGAGCCATTTTGCATAAAGTACAAGTGAAAAGGTCTGAAGGTAACACACTCCAGGTTATATACAGGGGCTCGATGGAGGGAGACTGTGCCCCACTTCCCCTCAGTCGCCCCCGTCACAGGGAGGGAGCTGTCAGGGGAGGGGGTAGACAAGGGAGCAGGCCTCATTTCGCCCCCAACTGGAAAGGACGAAATGGCTTTACTGGGGAGGAGGCAACCATCCTGCCCCCCCATTCCTGCCACCTAACATACTGTCCATGTCCTGAGGGGGGTACTGTGGGTCTGGGGTCTTCTCAGGAGCCCCTCACCTGCCTGTGGCAGCTGTGGAGGAACCAGAGGCGGGTGGTGAGGGTTGGGGGGGCCCCTCCCAACCAGGCTGTCCAGGCCCCGGCTCTGGGGGTGGAGGCAGTGGCGGGGCAGCCGGGGCTGTGCCAGAGTCCGAGCCAGGTGAGGTGGGGTCGGGGCCCCCTgcggggctgggagtggggacaGGGGCAGCAGCAGTGCCAGTGGGGGGCGGTCCAGGGAGGGGGGCCTCGGCTCCCGGGGGCTGTTCTGAGGGAGTGGCCGCCTGCATGATCTTCTGGCGCACCTCACGGATCTTCAGCTGCAGACAGACTTTGGAGGGGAAGATGTCCGCATAGCGGGCCTGGAAGGCTGCCGTGGCCTGGGCTGTGGGCAgcaggggcaggcagggagaggaagaagggcAGGGTGAGATGAGTAGGTAGGCCCCCTCCAAGTCCCTCGCCCTGAGACTCCCAGCTGTgctcacctgatgggaagaagccGTGGTCCTGGAAGAGCTGCATGACCAGGGCCCGGCGCTGGTCCAGGGTGCGCCGCAGCGACGAATAGGGCACTTTCTCGTACTCCAGCTCCCCAAGCACGTCCTCCGCTTCTGTGCCTGTGAGCAGTACAAGGAGCCCAGTCAAGCCTCCCGCCACCGTGCAAGCAGATCCACTCAGCCCTCACTGAATCCTGTTTCACACTGGAGTTCAGAGAGGGAACCTGCCCAAGGTCAGGTGGGAATTTAGGGGCCTGTGAAACTCCAgaaccgggcttccctggtaactcagcagtaaagaatccacttgccaatgcaggggacgtgggttcgaactctgatctggggagatcccacatgtcccgcgtggagcaactaagccctcaagACACAACTACGGAAGCCGTTGCATCCTGAGTCTGTCCTCTGCCGCAAGCAAAGctgccaccgcagtgagaagcctgagcacctcaactagagagcagaCCCCGCCCGCCGCAACTAGACAAAAGCtgtgcagcaatggagacccagcacagacaacaGAGCAGAGCACCTCCAGAACCCACCCTTGGCCTGCTGTCCTCGCTCTCAGCGACTCCTGCTCACTCTCCCACCTTTAACCCTGTTCCTGAGACCCCACCCCTATTGGAGGCCCTGGGTCAGCCACAGCT carries:
- the PAFAH1B3 gene encoding platelet-activating factor acetylhydrolase IB subunit alpha1 isoform X1, whose product is MSGDENPASKPTPVQDVQGDGRWMSLHHRFVADSKDKEPEVVFIGDSLVQLMHQCEIWRELFSPLHALNFGIGGDSTQHVLWRLENGELEHIRPKIVVVWVGTNNHGHTAEQVTGGIKAIVQLVNERQPQGLLPRGQHPNPLREKNRRVNELVRAALAGHPRAHFLDADPGFVHSDGTISHHDMYDYLHLSRLGYTPVCRALHSLLLRLLTQDQGQGGAPLPEPSP
- the PAFAH1B3 gene encoding platelet-activating factor acetylhydrolase IB subunit alpha1 → MSGDENPASKPTPVQDVQGDGRWMSLHHRFVADSKDKEPEVVFIGDSLVQLMHQCEIWRELFSPLHALNFGIGGDSTQHVLWRLENGELEHIRPKIVVVWVGTNNHGHTAEQVTGGIKAIVQLVNERQPQARVVVLGLLPRGQHPNPLREKNRRVNELVRAALAGHPRAHFLDADPGFVHSDGTISHHDMYDYLHLSRLGYTPVCRALHSLLLRLLTQDQGQGGAPLPEPSP